One segment of Zonotrichia albicollis isolate bZonAlb1 chromosome 4, bZonAlb1.hap1, whole genome shotgun sequence DNA contains the following:
- the RAD51AP1 gene encoding RAD51-associated protein 1 encodes MARPARRNKKVVDYSQFGDLEDDDEDFAPSSKKSRTQLKESKKEKKEKSKKPKEVIPSQTQTLSKRLSLDEKLYKRDLEVALALSVKEKSSDPQEVQNSEEQGKNIESENAQRRPPFSNCSVDSELLGLNRVMDEDAPEGDGRQRTAATKVPAHHKSLVADSDDRAHDPDDSDPESVPTSPIVSPSWIMENNSEPRQKVMSSPLEAAGRPLHASSPVTDRKPKWTPPAPSGSSNASVKCVPVKSPTHCLRLGLSRLARVKPLHPSATSS; translated from the exons atGGCGCGGCCGGCCAGGAG GAACAAGAAAGTTGTTGATTATTCTCAGTTTGGGGATTTGGAAGATGATG ATGAAGACTTTGCACCTTCAAGCAAAAAGTCCAGAACACAGCTCAAGGAAtcaaagaaggagaaaaaagagaagtcaAAAAAGCCCAAAGAAGTGATTCCATCACAGACACAGACACTTAGTAAGAG GTTATCCTTGGATGAGAAACTTTATAAAAGAGATTTGGAAGTTGCCTTAGCCTTATCTGTCAAAGAAAAATCTTCTGATCCCCAAGAAGTGCAAAATTCAGAAGAGCAAG GTAAGAATATTGAGTCAGAAAATGCACAGAGGAGACCTCCTTTTTCCAACTGCAGTGTAGACAGTGAACTTTTAG GTCTCAATCGGGTTATGGATGAGGATGCACCTGAGGGTGATGGGAGGCAAAGGACAGCAGCAACCAAAGTCCCAGCACATCACAAGTCACTGGTGGCTGACAGTGATGACAGAGCCCATGATCCTGATGATTCTGACCCAGAGTCTGTACCCA CATCACCTATAGTTTCTCCTTCCTGGATAATGGAAAACAACTCTGAGCCAAGGCAGAAGGTGATGTCCAGTCCCTTGGAAGCAGCTGGGAGGCCTCTACATGCATCAAGTCCTGTCACAGACAGAAAGCCTAAATGGACACCACCAG ctccctcaggaagCAGTAATGCCTCGGTGAAATGTGTTCCTGTTAAGTCACCTACTCACTGCCTAAGGCTTGGGCTCTCCAGACTGGCAAGAGTCAAACCTCTCCATCCCAGTGCTACCAGCAGTTAA